A stretch of the Vagococcus xieshaowenii genome encodes the following:
- a CDS encoding CamS family sex pheromone protein: protein MKKYMVSMLALSVLVLSACGNLEESGGKVTTKKTTNDKVVTTGTVSDDSYQALLIDGTYKTSVARTMAANRLNSNYNLENFDRGLIELSKESFKTKDYYLQEGQYLTSEDLKSWLSRETSTNKLGLNPKSEKEPLVLQQIIEKNFLAMDSQKLGGISLGIALNSVDYSTDPATEISDEVIQTQGKKIAAQVIKRVRAIEGVGKNTPIKIGLFKQASKTSVAGGTYFATATSKKGDKLDDWTEVNESYISLATDSSQSLDDGLETKYTDFKRNVQGFFPNLSGFSGTAYYRNDELQQLSIVIESNYYSVSELESFTQFVGSSLSSIFKIEAGVTVQINQLNNTKAVVIKPTGESEITAQVFQ, encoded by the coding sequence ATGAAAAAATATATGGTTAGTATGTTAGCCTTGAGTGTTTTAGTATTAAGTGCTTGTGGCAATTTAGAAGAAAGTGGCGGTAAAGTCACAACGAAAAAAACGACTAATGATAAAGTGGTAACAACCGGTACAGTGAGTGACGACAGCTATCAAGCGTTATTGATAGATGGAACTTATAAGACGAGTGTTGCTAGAACGATGGCAGCTAATCGTTTGAATAGTAATTATAATTTAGAAAATTTTGATCGAGGCTTAATTGAATTATCAAAAGAAAGTTTTAAAACAAAAGACTATTACTTACAAGAAGGGCAGTATTTAACGTCAGAAGACTTAAAAAGCTGGTTAAGCCGTGAAACGTCAACTAATAAATTAGGTTTAAATCCAAAAAGTGAGAAAGAACCATTAGTTTTGCAACAAATAATAGAAAAAAACTTTTTAGCAATGGATTCACAAAAATTAGGTGGTATAAGCTTAGGGATTGCCTTAAATAGTGTAGATTATTCAACAGATCCTGCAACGGAAATTAGTGATGAAGTGATTCAAACACAAGGCAAAAAGATTGCGGCTCAAGTCATCAAACGCGTGCGTGCAATTGAAGGCGTAGGTAAAAATACCCCTATTAAAATAGGCTTATTCAAACAAGCCTCTAAAACAAGTGTAGCAGGTGGTACTTACTTTGCTACAGCGACGAGTAAAAAAGGCGACAAGCTAGATGACTGGACAGAAGTTAATGAATCGTATATTTCTTTAGCGACTGATAGTAGTCAATCACTAGATGATGGCTTAGAAACTAAGTACACAGATTTCAAACGAAATGTCCAAGGATTTTTCCCGAATTTAAGTGGTTTCTCAGGAACGGCTTATTATCGTAATGATGAGTTACAGCAATTAAGTATTGTTATTGAATCAAATTATTATAGTGTTTCTGAATTAGAAAGTTTCACGCAATTTGTCGGAAGTAGCTTGTCATCAATTTTTAAAATTGAAGCAGGTGTAACGGTTCAAATCAATCAATTAAATAATACGAAGGCTGTTGTAATTAAACCAACCGGTGAATCAGAGATTACAGCTCAAGTCTTTCAATAA